In Zhaonella formicivorans, one DNA window encodes the following:
- the flgB gene encoding flagellar basal body rod protein FlgB, with protein sequence MRVFSNNTMQILAKALDTASLRQSVLAHNIANVNTPGYKRSYVVFEESLQKALGKNKGIILAGDKPGHIRPPQTAAEVRPVVETDRNTSLRQDGNNVDIDAEMVQVAMNSINYNAAASQLNSRLGILRYVINDGRR encoded by the coding sequence ATGCGCGTTTTTTCCAATAATACCATGCAAATTTTGGCCAAGGCTTTAGATACAGCAAGCCTCAGACAAAGCGTATTGGCCCATAACATTGCCAATGTAAATACACCGGGATATAAGCGTTCTTATGTGGTTTTTGAGGAGAGTTTGCAAAAGGCACTGGGCAAAAACAAAGGAATTATTTTAGCAGGTGATAAACCCGGCCATATCAGGCCCCCGCAAACAGCGGCAGAAGTCCGGCCTGTGGTGGAGACCGACCGTAACACTTCACTTCGGCAGGACGGGAACAACGTGGATATTGATGCGGAAATGGTTCAAGTAGCCATGAATTCCATTAATTACAACGCGGCTGCCAGTCAGCTGAACAGCAGGCTTGGCATCTTGCGCTATGTTATTAACGATGGGAGGAGATAG
- a CDS encoding flagellar hook-associated protein 2 has protein sequence MVSNLRIGGLASGLDIDQIVKDLMAAARKPVDKLKQDKTLLQWKKDDYRAINTLLRSLRDEASKMRLQSTFLPRKATSSDTAVVTVSSANNAATGTYTIEVTQLADASRVSSSGTITSAGFDPNKSILSQKNYFTDSSPLAGDPATLSFTIKTYKEDGTAVEKTFTVNTSDSLNGILSKISSDRDLGIAVFYDPDNNKVYMSTTRTGDNNASGKDIEITGDFLTKTLMLDTANVVDGKNALVKFNGFDMVKKSNEFTVNGTTFTLQGESQAGKPVSVSVTSDGDAIFNSVKSFIDKYNEIIAKIDAEVKEERYRDYLPLTEEQKKEMSDDEVKLWEEKARSGMLKGDPILRGVLDKMRYAWSNPVQGLDAKYDQMSEYGLSTGTYLEGGKLYITNEQKLKDAINNRPEEVLKFFTQKSDTNNDSEKGVAQRLYDAINKAMDDMTKQAGSDLSLSLYDNSVLAERIKDIDKRIEQKENRLMQLEDRYWRQFTAMEQAIQRANMQSAWLMQQFSQ, from the coding sequence ATGGTAAGCAATTTGCGCATAGGCGGCTTGGCTTCCGGGTTGGATATAGACCAGATAGTGAAGGATTTGATGGCTGCAGCCAGGAAGCCTGTAGATAAATTAAAACAGGACAAAACACTGCTGCAGTGGAAGAAAGACGATTACCGTGCCATTAATACACTGCTTCGTTCATTGAGGGACGAAGCCAGCAAGATGAGGTTGCAAAGCACATTTTTGCCTCGGAAGGCAACCAGCAGCGATACTGCTGTTGTGACTGTCTCCTCGGCAAACAATGCTGCTACGGGAACGTATACCATTGAAGTAACTCAGCTGGCAGATGCCTCACGGGTAAGCAGTTCTGGAACCATCACCAGCGCGGGATTTGACCCGAATAAGTCAATTTTATCCCAAAAGAACTATTTTACAGACAGTTCGCCGCTGGCCGGAGACCCTGCAACCCTTTCTTTTACCATCAAAACTTATAAAGAAGATGGTACTGCGGTTGAGAAGACTTTTACCGTCAATACCAGCGATTCATTAAATGGTATTCTGAGTAAAATTTCTTCGGACAGGGATTTAGGCATAGCAGTCTTTTATGATCCGGATAACAATAAGGTTTATATGTCCACCACCAGAACAGGTGACAATAATGCTTCCGGCAAGGATATTGAGATAACAGGTGATTTTTTAACAAAAACTTTGATGTTAGATACTGCAAATGTGGTAGACGGCAAAAATGCACTGGTAAAATTTAACGGCTTCGACATGGTGAAGAAAAGCAATGAATTTACGGTCAACGGTACAACCTTTACCCTTCAAGGAGAAAGCCAGGCTGGAAAGCCTGTTTCGGTTTCAGTAACAAGTGACGGAGATGCCATTTTTAATTCCGTTAAAAGTTTTATAGACAAATACAACGAAATCATCGCCAAAATAGATGCCGAGGTTAAGGAAGAGCGCTACCGGGACTATCTGCCGCTAACCGAAGAGCAGAAAAAAGAAATGAGCGACGATGAAGTCAAACTTTGGGAAGAAAAAGCAAGGAGCGGGATGCTAAAAGGCGACCCTATCCTCCGCGGTGTTTTGGACAAGATGCGCTACGCCTGGAGCAACCCGGTACAGGGGCTTGACGCCAAATACGACCAGATGTCGGAATATGGTCTGTCAACAGGTACTTATCTTGAAGGTGGAAAGCTTTATATCACCAATGAACAGAAATTAAAGGACGCTATCAATAACAGACCTGAAGAGGTTTTAAAGTTTTTTACCCAAAAAAGCGACACTAATAATGACAGTGAAAAGGGCGTGGCCCAGAGGCTATACGACGCTATAAACAAGGCAATGGATGACATGACCAAACAGGCAGGAAGCGATCTGTCTCTTTCGCTGTACGATAACAGCGTTTTGGCGGAACGCATCAAGGATATCGATAAGCGGATAGAGCAGAAGGAAAATCGTTTAATGCAGTTGGAGGACCGCTACTGGCGGCAGTTTACCGCCATGGAACAGGCTATCCAGCGGGCCAATATGCAGTCGGCCTGGTTGATGCAGCAATTCTCCCAGTAA
- a CDS encoding S-layer homology domain-containing protein: MKILRSLILLSCLLLIFPNLAMAVGEVNSHLEGGIANELDYKEVTFITGKPVLLTGKMRVTQSGRGEAVQTRITYTLADATGQIKLSRNTSFKSTLEQKLAERQTVTVTDVDKGTETITVGKDKYTLTDYQFHRSILTDNKPGVDYFSGNWNARKTYVLNKDQGTVVIESWGETVGYDHAWGNTETQKIDNTITFSGKKIIEREGIKEEYRQEWSGTYQLNLSFNRTRDLSYRPNEPTQISFAGGYLETVQEEQILRYSYNMPKFDQDGLVDKSGRVRGEDNTKLLTSPTQKRLPIPFLRDVKGHWAQDDILRLASLEALPVKGEYVGVRLNMTRGEFAWAIAQLAGLLPQEQPVTRYYPYRQNQQQAEVSPFMDVPVNHPYYKHIKAISEKGIISGVGGGKFEPDKPLTRAEAITIIIKTLGFEGLAPMYNTETGFKDDAGIPFWARDAVYVGAEIGLVSGDNGYVLPNEAMSRAEAAAFLNRFIRYMQKDMKYEYRERLLNFR, translated from the coding sequence ATGAAAATTTTACGCAGCTTAATATTGCTTTCCTGCTTGCTTTTAATATTCCCTAACCTGGCTATGGCTGTAGGGGAGGTTAACAGCCACCTGGAAGGGGGCATAGCCAACGAGCTTGATTACAAAGAGGTAACCTTTATTACGGGCAAGCCTGTGCTTTTGACGGGTAAAATGAGGGTAACCCAGTCTGGACGGGGAGAGGCGGTCCAAACAAGAATTACTTACACCTTGGCCGACGCCACAGGGCAGATTAAATTGTCCCGCAACACCAGCTTCAAATCTACCCTCGAGCAGAAGCTGGCCGAAAGACAGACTGTGACTGTCACCGATGTGGACAAGGGAACGGAAACCATCACTGTTGGCAAAGACAAATACACTTTGACCGACTATCAGTTCCACCGTTCAATCCTGACGGACAATAAGCCGGGAGTCGACTACTTCAGCGGTAACTGGAATGCCCGCAAAACCTATGTTCTTAATAAGGACCAGGGTACGGTTGTAATCGAAAGCTGGGGAGAAACAGTAGGCTACGACCATGCCTGGGGAAACACCGAAACCCAGAAAATTGACAACACCATCACTTTCTCAGGGAAGAAAATAATTGAGAGAGAGGGTATTAAAGAGGAGTACCGGCAGGAGTGGTCAGGCACTTACCAGTTGAACCTTTCTTTTAACAGGACGAGGGACTTGTCGTACCGGCCCAATGAGCCGACTCAGATCAGTTTTGCCGGAGGTTACCTGGAAACCGTCCAGGAAGAGCAGATTTTACGCTACAGTTATAATATGCCCAAATTTGACCAGGATGGTCTGGTGGATAAGTCAGGCAGGGTAAGGGGGGAGGATAACACTAAGCTTTTAACCTCCCCCACGCAGAAGCGGCTGCCCATTCCTTTTCTGCGGGATGTGAAAGGCCACTGGGCCCAGGACGACATCTTACGGCTGGCCAGCCTGGAAGCGCTGCCTGTTAAGGGAGAGTACGTGGGGGTCAGGCTCAACATGACCCGGGGAGAATTTGCCTGGGCCATTGCCCAGCTGGCAGGACTGCTCCCCCAGGAGCAGCCTGTGACCCGCTACTATCCTTACCGGCAGAACCAGCAGCAGGCAGAAGTGTCTCCCTTTATGGATGTGCCGGTCAACCACCCTTATTATAAGCATATTAAGGCCATCAGTGAGAAAGGCATTATCAGCGGTGTGGGCGGGGGCAAATTCGAGCCCGACAAACCCCTGACCCGGGCGGAAGCAATAACTATCATTATCAAAACCCTGGGCTTCGAGGGGCTGGCCCCCATGTATAACACCGAAACCGGCTTCAAAGACGATGCCGGCATCCCCTTCTGGGCCAGGGACGCCGTCTATGTGGGTGCCGAAATCGGACTGGTCAGCGGGGACAACGGTTATGTCTTACCCAACGAGGCCATGTCCCGGGCCGAAGCCGCCGCTTTTTTAAACCGCTTTATCAGGTACATGCAGAAAGACATGAAATACGAGTACCGGGAGAGACTGCTCAACTTCCGGTAG
- a CDS encoding flagellin has product MRINHNIAALNTYRQLSSNNVGTSKSLEKLSSGLRINRAGDDAAGLAISEKMRGQIRGLEMASKNAQDGISLIQTAEGALNETHSILQRMRELAVQSSNDTNTADDRAELQKEIDQLISEIDRIASTTEFNTKKLLNGGAGLTTNFTVETVAGVTTDWIRVSGGTANTSIGNIDITGATAASGATTTITIAATAGTKTFDINGVTLTYTATGTAVTDAATLRDLINANSDKLGVTASVSGADLTITTTDVGSAANLVINGDAGDLEAAATAIDLYGNDATITEATIGTNYIARGNSITVTSGTYEGLELQLNGNVMSATANENLATFDITANGALALQIGANQNQEMSISIGDMRAEALGVGTINVTTKDSASSAITTIDTAIKTVSAERAKLGAYQNRLEHTINNLGTSAENLTASESRIRDVDMAKEMMEFTKMNILAQAANAMLEVRWAA; this is encoded by the coding sequence ATGAGGATTAACCACAACATTGCAGCGCTTAACACCTATCGTCAGCTGTCTTCTAACAATGTAGGTACATCTAAATCGTTGGAAAAACTATCATCTGGTTTACGTATCAACCGTGCCGGCGACGATGCCGCAGGTCTGGCTATTTCCGAAAAAATGCGCGGTCAAATCCGAGGTTTGGAAATGGCTTCAAAAAATGCCCAGGATGGCATCTCATTAATTCAAACCGCTGAGGGTGCATTAAATGAAACACATAGTATCTTACAGCGTATGCGCGAGCTAGCTGTCCAATCATCAAATGATACTAATACTGCCGATGATCGTGCTGAACTCCAAAAAGAGATTGATCAACTGATTTCAGAAATTGACAGAATTGCTAGCACTACGGAGTTTAACACCAAAAAACTGCTAAACGGTGGAGCAGGTTTAACCACAAACTTTACTGTAGAGACTGTAGCTGGTGTTACTACAGACTGGATCAGAGTATCTGGCGGAACAGCAAATACTTCCATTGGCAATATAGATATTACAGGTGCGACTGCTGCTAGTGGGGCAACAACAACTATAACAATTGCTGCTACGGCCGGGACAAAAACATTTGATATTAATGGAGTTACCCTCACTTATACTGCTACAGGTACAGCCGTTACTGATGCCGCAACTCTGCGGGATTTGATAAATGCAAACTCTGACAAACTTGGAGTGACGGCTTCCGTTTCTGGTGCGGATTTAACAATTACTACAACGGATGTTGGTTCTGCAGCTAATTTAGTAATCAATGGTGATGCAGGAGACTTGGAAGCTGCGGCCACAGCGATTGATTTATACGGCAATGATGCAACTATCACCGAAGCAACGATAGGGACAAATTACATTGCCCGTGGAAATTCTATTACCGTAACAAGCGGGACGTACGAGGGACTTGAATTGCAACTTAACGGAAACGTGATGTCGGCTACAGCAAACGAGAACCTAGCAACTTTTGATATAACTGCAAATGGAGCGCTTGCGCTACAAATCGGAGCAAACCAAAACCAGGAGATGAGTATTTCCATTGGTGACATGAGGGCGGAAGCTTTAGGTGTTGGTACTATTAACGTTACAACTAAAGATAGTGCCTCTTCCGCTATTACAACGATAGATACAGCAATTAAAACAGTTTCTGCTGAAAGGGCCAAACTGGGTGCTTACCAAAATCGTCTAGAACATACCATTAATAACCTGGGCACTTCTGCTGAAAACTTAACGGCATCTGAATCCCGAATCAGGGATGTGGACATGGCCAAGGAGATGATGGAGTTCACCAAGATGAACATCCTGGCGCAAGCTGCAAATGCAATGCTTGAGGTTCGTTGGGCAGCATAA
- a CDS encoding flagellar protein FlaG codes for MKIEGISQAVKINTVSADDKITKENKENRQDKAMNAEQKAERQISEKDVITAIEKANKALKAHYTTFEFSIHEKTKEIMVKVIDKETGELIREIPPEKILDAVAKMWELAGLLVDEKA; via the coding sequence ATGAAGATTGAAGGGATAAGCCAAGCGGTAAAGATAAACACGGTTTCTGCAGATGATAAAATTACTAAAGAAAATAAGGAAAACCGGCAGGATAAAGCAATGAATGCAGAACAAAAAGCCGAAAGACAGATTTCTGAGAAGGACGTAATTACCGCCATAGAAAAAGCAAATAAAGCACTGAAGGCCCATTATACTACTTTTGAATTTTCAATTCACGAAAAGACAAAAGAAATTATGGTAAAAGTGATCGATAAAGAAACTGGGGAACTCATCAGGGAAATCCCACCGGAAAAGATTTTGGATGCAGTGGCAAAGATGTGGGAGTTAGCAGGGCTATTGGTGGATGAAAAAGCGTAA
- the mntA gene encoding type VII toxin-antitoxin system MntA family adenylyltransferase antitoxin, whose translation MQIDLQEVAKVLEPHLAKLVQDYGILLLYIFGSYATGKNNSNSDLDIAVLLKEPYNPMDKLNLLADFTDIFRRDDIDLVILNAVGPVLKYQAIKYGKRLYEKSEEVRVNFEVRVVKEYLDMEPFRRRQFEILKAKIKGEIK comes from the coding sequence GTGCAGATTGATTTACAAGAGGTTGCAAAGGTGCTGGAACCCCATCTGGCTAAACTGGTGCAGGACTATGGTATTTTACTGCTATATATTTTTGGGTCTTACGCTACCGGTAAGAACAACTCCAATAGTGACTTGGACATTGCCGTTTTGTTAAAGGAACCCTATAACCCCATGGACAAATTAAATTTATTGGCAGATTTCACCGACATTTTTAGAAGGGATGATATAGATTTAGTAATTTTAAATGCTGTTGGTCCAGTTTTAAAATATCAAGCAATCAAGTACGGGAAAAGATTATATGAAAAAAGCGAGGAAGTAAGAGTTAATTTTGAAGTTAGAGTTGTCAAAGAATATCTGGATATGGAGCCATTCAGGAGGAGGCAATTTGAAATCTTAAAAGCTAAAATTAAGGGAGAAATAAAATGA
- the fliS gene encoding flagellar export chaperone FliS → MNMANAFQAYQTNQVNTASQEKLVTMLYDGALRFIAQAKAGIEEKDIEKSNTNFIKAQKIIAELMSNLNREVGEIAENLFLLYDFMYRRLITANVQKDLQAADEVYSLLSELRDTWVEATRQLHNHSYKTNYNSLNITAE, encoded by the coding sequence ATGAATATGGCTAATGCTTTTCAGGCCTATCAAACCAATCAAGTTAATACTGCTTCCCAGGAGAAGCTGGTCACTATGCTCTACGACGGGGCGCTAAGGTTCATTGCGCAGGCTAAAGCAGGCATAGAGGAAAAGGACATAGAAAAATCCAACACCAACTTTATCAAAGCCCAAAAGATTATTGCCGAGCTAATGTCTAATTTAAACCGGGAAGTAGGGGAGATTGCCGAAAATCTTTTCTTGCTGTATGATTTTATGTACCGGCGCTTGATTACGGCCAATGTTCAAAAAGACTTGCAAGCTGCAGACGAAGTTTACAGTTTATTAAGCGAGCTGAGAGATACCTGGGTGGAAGCAACCAGACAGCTTCACAACCACAGCTACAAGACCAATTACAACAGCTTAAATATTACAGCCGAGTGA
- a CDS encoding endonuclease, with protein MENNDLIAYLKEYYPCTDNNKLTKILNIPLWKLRRIVSRNKIYKSPEYLHKQHAKLMHVKKQKYLASIPELQPTSEQVNIIVGSILGDGGLDYSPRSKNAYYREHFSTQQREYRIWKAKKLANLGFKITKNNHLKGPSHPFFTELSRSFYPNGRKEITKDNIKLLSMPIGLACLYFDDGTLVINIRQKKKTIDLNPRITLSSHYFTQEENIILSNHLKEHFELDFNVKKVPFGHGYCLDTGKGSTIAKLLELVRPFAIEIPCMQYKVELENRYFLIEEKLTSSYKNKTIKFRDLSTTPNNYSLQDETKIITWKKEGMTDKQIAEALGRNYWGIVDKIRRLRKEGRL; from the coding sequence ATGGAAAACAATGATCTAATAGCTTATTTGAAAGAATATTACCCTTGCACCGATAACAACAAACTTACCAAAATTCTAAATATACCCTTGTGGAAATTAAGAAGAATAGTATCTAGAAATAAAATATATAAAAGCCCCGAATACCTACACAAGCAGCATGCGAAATTAATGCATGTAAAAAAACAAAAATATCTGGCTTCAATTCCTGAATTACAACCCACGTCCGAGCAAGTAAACATAATTGTCGGAAGCATACTTGGTGATGGTGGCCTTGATTATAGCCCTAGAAGTAAAAATGCCTATTATCGAGAGCATTTTTCCACACAGCAAAGGGAATATAGAATCTGGAAAGCCAAAAAGTTAGCAAACCTAGGGTTTAAAATAACAAAGAATAATCATTTAAAAGGACCGTCCCATCCGTTTTTTACGGAATTATCCAGAAGCTTCTATCCTAATGGAAGAAAGGAAATAACCAAGGATAACATTAAATTACTTTCCATGCCAATAGGACTTGCTTGCTTATATTTTGACGATGGAACCTTGGTCATAAACATTCGGCAGAAAAAGAAAACTATCGATTTAAACCCTAGAATTACACTTTCATCGCACTACTTCACCCAAGAAGAAAATATTATTTTATCAAACCACCTCAAAGAGCATTTTGAGCTAGATTTTAATGTAAAGAAGGTGCCTTTTGGTCATGGGTATTGCCTGGATACGGGCAAAGGCAGTACAATAGCAAAACTCCTTGAACTGGTGCGACCTTTTGCTATAGAAATTCCCTGTATGCAGTATAAAGTTGAGCTAGAAAACAGATATTTTTTAATAGAAGAAAAGTTGACCTCAAGCTATAAAAACAAAACTATTAAATTCCGGGACTTAAGCACCACCCCTAATAATTATTCCTTACAAGATGAAACAAAAATAATTACATGGAAAAAGGAAGGCATGACTGATAAGCAAATTGCTGAAGCTCTCGGGAGAAATTATTGGGGTATCGTGGACAAAATCAGGCGCTTAAGAAAAGAAGGCAGACTGTAG
- a CDS encoding flagellar protein FlaG, with translation MLTKIPGIDPIILNNVKERTSKQIVHDARSLKVTEHDEKGKGRQWHRDGKREELVLFLEELNAELEKENKPIRLYLLEESGRWYVQVTEFSTGKVVHRLSPRQAGLILGRNYQSKGFLLDEKA, from the coding sequence ATGTTAACTAAGATTCCAGGCATCGACCCGATAATCCTGAATAACGTCAAGGAACGTACCAGCAAGCAAATTGTTCATGATGCCAGGAGTCTCAAGGTTACCGAACACGATGAGAAGGGCAAGGGGCGTCAGTGGCACCGGGATGGCAAAAGGGAAGAGTTGGTGCTTTTTCTTGAGGAACTTAACGCCGAATTGGAAAAAGAAAATAAGCCTATTCGCTTGTACTTGCTAGAGGAAAGCGGTCGTTGGTACGTACAGGTGACTGAATTCTCCACCGGGAAAGTGGTCCATCGGCTTTCGCCCCGCCAGGCCGGCCTTATCCTCGGCCGCAACTACCAATCCAAAGGATTTTTACTGGACGAAAAAGCTTAA
- the hepT gene encoding type VII toxin-antitoxin system HepT family RNase toxin, which yields MTKNVLEVIRKKMNDLQNYIALLKSVSSEITEKNIGQDPLKYWGLERGLHISIECIIDIANIIISSADLGKPETYRESIQKLGEFGIIPPEFAKKLARMVAFRNILVHDYSKIDDNVIVSILRNDLDDFIEFIKYVNVWLEGNL from the coding sequence ATGACAAAGAATGTCCTTGAAGTTATTCGAAAAAAAATGAATGATTTACAAAACTATATTGCTCTTTTAAAGTCTGTTTCATCGGAAATAACGGAAAAAAATATCGGCCAGGATCCCTTGAAATATTGGGGACTTGAAAGAGGTTTACATATTTCTATAGAATGCATTATCGATATTGCCAATATTATTATCTCGTCAGCCGATTTGGGAAAGCCCGAAACCTACAGGGAGAGTATTCAAAAGCTAGGGGAGTTTGGAATTATTCCACCGGAATTTGCCAAGAAGCTTGCCAGAATGGTGGCTTTTAGAAATATTTTAGTACATGATTACAGCAAAATCGATGATAATGTGATAGTTAGTATTCTGCGAAACGATCTAGATGATTTTATTGAATTTATTAAATACGTAAATGTTTGGCTGGAAGGAAACTTATGA
- a CDS encoding IS110 family transposase — protein MKYNQNSRILQITEKTLIIGVDVASETNYARAFDYRGVELAKLLKFNNDNNGFKTFSEWVKSVAKQQQKQQVMVGMEPTGHYWFTFAQHLKDHQLKIVLVNPFHVKRSKELDDNNPTKNDRKDPKTIAMLVKDGRYMEPYIPEGIYSDLRNAMETRLRLVKQLNSIRNRVKRWISIYFPEFNRVFGDWEGKAAIVTLKEFPTPDKVLEKGVEGIVASWRKEISRAVGVRRASQLVEAAKISVGVREGLRAAQNELATLLEEYEMLQRQYERTMALIEELAMQIPGIEEMLKIKGVGLIAAAGFIAEVGDITRFEHPKQVQKLAGLSLKENSSGKHKGQTTISKRGRKRLRSLLFQGIMPIVAKNNEFKELHQYYTTRPQNPLKKKQSLVLLCCKLIRIFYTLLRKGVAYDPQKMMSDIRRQELQEAA, from the coding sequence ATGAAGTATAACCAGAACTCAAGAATTTTGCAAATAACAGAAAAGACTTTAATCATTGGTGTAGATGTAGCTAGCGAGACAAATTACGCCAGAGCTTTCGATTACAGAGGCGTAGAACTAGCTAAGCTACTAAAATTCAATAATGACAACAACGGCTTCAAGACATTTTCTGAGTGGGTAAAAAGTGTGGCAAAACAACAGCAGAAGCAGCAGGTAATGGTTGGGATGGAGCCTACGGGACACTATTGGTTTACCTTTGCCCAGCATCTTAAGGATCACCAGCTGAAAATAGTACTAGTGAATCCGTTTCACGTAAAGCGAAGCAAAGAATTGGATGATAATAATCCGACCAAAAATGACCGAAAGGACCCAAAAACCATTGCCATGCTGGTAAAAGACGGTCGATACATGGAACCGTACATTCCCGAAGGAATTTACAGCGATTTACGAAATGCAATGGAAACCCGCTTAAGATTAGTGAAGCAGCTTAACAGCATCCGAAACAGAGTTAAACGCTGGATAAGCATATATTTCCCGGAGTTCAACAGAGTCTTTGGGGATTGGGAAGGCAAAGCAGCAATAGTAACGCTAAAAGAGTTTCCAACACCGGATAAAGTACTTGAAAAAGGCGTCGAAGGCATAGTTGCCAGCTGGAGAAAAGAAATCAGCAGAGCTGTTGGAGTTAGACGAGCCAGCCAACTAGTTGAGGCAGCAAAGATATCAGTAGGAGTACGAGAAGGATTAAGAGCAGCTCAAAATGAACTTGCCACACTACTAGAAGAATATGAAATGCTGCAGAGGCAATATGAAAGGACAATGGCTCTAATAGAAGAATTAGCCATGCAGATTCCCGGTATTGAAGAAATGCTAAAAATCAAGGGAGTAGGCCTCATAGCAGCAGCAGGGTTTATAGCTGAAGTAGGGGATATTACAAGGTTTGAACATCCAAAGCAGGTACAGAAGCTGGCGGGACTAAGCCTGAAAGAAAATAGCTCAGGAAAGCATAAGGGCCAAACAACTATTAGCAAACGAGGGCGAAAAAGGCTAAGATCGTTGTTATTTCAAGGGATTATGCCCATAGTGGCTAAGAACAACGAATTTAAAGAACTACACCAGTACTACACAACAAGGCCACAGAACCCGCTCAAAAAGAAACAGTCGCTAGTACTCTTATGCTGTAAGCTCATAAGGATATTTTACACCTTACTGAGAAAAGGCGTAGCTTATGACCCACAAAAAATGATGAGTGATATAAGAAGGCAAGAATTACAGGAAGCCGCCTAA